A region of the Bacteroidota bacterium genome:
ATCGGAGCCTTACGGGGCACAAGATTGGTGGCCCTGCAAACAAAGTCTGAATGACAAAATTGACTCTATTGATATTTATGTAACAACCATAAAAGGAAACAGAGTAGGAAGCAATGGAGTTTTAATTTCTGAAGTTGTAGATGGGAATTTTGTAACATATTTTTGGAAACACCGCTACCCTATTCCTGCTTATTTAATAGCAATTGCAGTTACAAACTATTCTCAATTTTCGCATTACGTACATTATCAAGGTGATTCAATGGAAATTTTAAACTATGTTTATCCCGAAGATTCTCAATATTATGTTGAGCCTGCCTATCATACCGTTGCGATAATGGAATTTTTCATGGGAATATTTGGAATTTATCCTTTTTTCAATGAAAAATACGGACATGCACAATTTAGTAGAGGTGGTGGAATGGAGCATCAAACAATGACTTTTCTTGTAAATTTTGATGAATATTTAGTAGGTCATGAACTTGCTCATCAATGGTTTGGAGATAAAATTACTTGCGAAAGTTGGTCGGAAATTTGGCTTAACGAAGGTTTTGCTACTTATTCAGAAGGTTTGATAAAAGAACATTTTCATTCCGATTATGCTTTTTATCAATGGAGAAGATCACATATTCAAGCTATTACTAAATATCCTGGCGGTTCAGTTTATGTTTATGGAAATGATACATTGAACGTTTCAAGGGTTTTTGATTACCGTTTATCTTACCGAAAAGGTGGACTTGTACTACACATGCTTAGATTTATTTTGGGAGATGAGGACTTTTTTAAGGCAATTAAAAGATATATGTTAGATCCTAAATTGGCATATAAATATGCATCAACTCCCGATTTACAAAATCATTTTGAAAGTGCTTCAGGAAAAGATTTAGATTATTTCTTTGACGATTGGATTTATAATCAGGGCTATCCTTCCTATTCAATTGAATGGACTCAAATTGCAGATGAAGTTAAATTAGAAGTTTCACAAACTCAATCTCATTCAAGTGTCAGTTTTTTTGAATTACCTCTTGAAATACGTTTTGAAGGTGGTAATAAAGATACTACTGTAATTTTTGATAACGAGATTAATAATCAAAAGTTTTCATTTAACCTTAGTTTTAAAGTGGATACAGTAATCTTTGATAGAAATATGAACATTATTTCTGCCAACAATATTGTTCATTATAATGACCCCTCAGGCTTTGAAGATGATGATTTTCTTTTGTTTCCCAACCCTATTGGAGATAACAAATCATTAACTCTTATTTTTCTCTCAAATATTTCTGTTGATGAAATAATTATTACAAGCATTGACGGAAAAATTGTGAAAAAATTAAATTACAATGGACAATATTTCAAAAAAGGAAGCTGGCTTAATTTGAATTTGATTGACCTGAGAAGCGGTAGGTATTTGATAAATATTTATTCCGGCAAGAAAATGTATTACGAAAAGTTGTTGAAATTGTAACAAACTTAAAATCCCTTTTCTTTCCAAATGTAATTCTTTGTTTTAAGGTACCAATAAGCCTTTAAATTATTTTTTGTTAAAAGCAAAATATCTTCATCAATAAATGCAATTTCATCAAATTCAATTGCTAATAATTGTGTGTTATTAAAATGCAATAATCCTTTTTTTCCATAAAGGCTAACGATTGAATATCCGTTTTTAAAAGAGGTGGCATTATCATAAACATTTTCTATAATCACATCTCCGTGAGTGTCAATAAAACCTACTTTTTCATTTTTTAGGAACTTTGCCAAAGCGTTTGAAAATGCTTCTATTTTTTCATAAGTAAAGGGAACAAGTTGTTTTCCTTTAGTATCAAGAATTCCCCATTTACTTTTTTTGGCAACAATAAATCCCTCTGAAGGAGCTAACATTTTATCGTATTTGAATGATAAAATTATTTCTCCTTTTTTATTTATCAATCCATATTTTCCATATTTTTCAATTATTGCAAAGCCATTTTTGAAATTGAATGTAAATCTGCTTTGAGGTAAATAATTATATTTTAGAGGAATTATAATTTGTCCGTATTTGTCGGCATAACCGAATTTTTTATCTTTTACAACAACTGCAAGGCTATCGTGAAATGAAGATATAAAATCGTATTTAATTGGTAAATGAACAGTATCAAAAACATCAATTATTCCAAAAAAATTACCTTTTTTTACAATAGAAACCGAATCTAAAAAATCCTCAGCATAATCGTATTTAAATGGAATTATTGTTTTCCCTTGACGATTTATAAAGCCGTATTTCCCATTTTTCTTTGCTCTTGCTCTTCCAGATTTAAAATTATTAAGTCCCTCATATTCAATAGCAATTTCAATCTTGAGATTTGCGTTTAAAAACCCATATTTTTCATCTTTCTGAATTATTGATAAGCCATTTGAAAAGCATTCAATATCATCATAAATCATCGGTAATTCAATTTTACCAAATTTATTAATTATTCCGTATTTTTCGTTTTCTCTAACAATAGAATAGCCCTTTTCAAATTTTGTTGCATCATTGTAAACACAAGCTATTTGTTGTGTGCCGTTTTTTTTGATAAAACCTATTTTTTCATTTTTTACAACAATTGCAAGTCCTTCCGAAAATTCTTTAACAAAGTCATATTGAGCTTTTATTATTTCCTGACCTTTTAAATTTATAAATCCCCATTTATTATTTGTGGAGAAAGGTATAAGCCTCATTTCTGAAAGAATAAGTTCCCATTTTACTTTGTTTATTTCAGGATAATCAGGATACTTTTGGATGAATTCAGTAAAGGATTTTACTGAAAGCTCTTTTGTTGACAACAAATAAAGTTTTTTCCATGCTTTATTTATGTTCTTGTTTTTAGGATATAATTTTATGAATTTTTCAAGTGATTTTATTGTTTCATGCTTTAAAGAATGTTTGTAAAGTGAGTCCTGTGCTTGTTTTAAAAACGGACTGTTAGGGTAATTATTTATAAAATATTCATAAGCAGAAACAGTATTTTTATTGAGGTATGTATTAAAAACAAAGTGATTTAATTTTGAAATTGCTTTCTCTTTTTGTTTTGCTTTTGGATATAATTTAAGAAAATTCGTGTATGCACTAATGCTATTTTTGGTTTTCGCTTGTTCAAATGCAAGTACATTTCTTAGTTCCTTAGCTTTTGTAATTTCTTCTGCTGTGCTGTATGTTTTTATGTAATTGTTAAGGCTTTCAGTGGTTTTGTTTAACAGAACTTCTTCAAATGCAATACGGTCAATTTCTATTTTCATTAAACTTAAAAGTGATGAATCAATTCCGTATTTTTTATAAATCTTTAGTTTCTTTTCAGTTTTGTAGCTTGAATAAATGCTGTCAATTATTAAATAATTTTTGTGAGCCGAATCAATTTGGTGGTAAGGATTTATTGATGAATAAAGCATACACAAGCCATAGCCTGAAACTACGGGATTATATTTTTCAACTTTTTCAAAACGTTTTTTTGCTGTAGTATAATTATATTGTTCAAGTTCGTTGTATGCGTTTCTCAAAATAATTGAACATGAATTTAAAAAAAACAATAGAATCAGAAAAACAATATATTTGGCTTTGATATTCATTTGTTGCAAATTAAAGAATAATTATTCAAATTTATTGTCTAAATATTCTTTTACTTTTTTAGCATTGATTTTAGGGTTTTCCGACTCTAATTTTATGGAATGAATATTTTCATCTTTTCTTTTTGAAAGTCCGTAAAGATAAGCTTTGTCATAATACTCTAATATTATCGAAACAGCTTTATCAAAATTATTGTTTTCAACTTCAGTAATAGCAATTTTAGCATTTTGTCCACCAAGTTTTCTCCTAATTTTTTCAATTGAATTTATTAGTGCTTCTTTATCCTCAACCGTATAATTTTTTACCAGTCTTTTTATTCGTTGTTCATCAGGAACTTCAATTTTTATAACATTGGCAATTCTCATTTGCTTCCAAAGTTCTTCAGAAATGAAATCTTTGCCTACAAGATGGCTTTCGTCTTCAATCCAAATTGGCTTGGATAAGTCAAATTTATTCCATTCTTCAAAAATATAATTTTCAAATTGCTCAGTACTTGGCTGTTTGTTTTCACCAATTGAACCAAAAGCCGAGCCTTTGTGATTTGCCAAATTTTCAAGGTCAATTACTTGTTCTTGCAATTTTTGTAATTCAATTAAAATTTCTGTTTTTCCCGAGCCTGTCATACCTCCAAGAATAACAATCTTTGATTTTTTTGCAAGTGAATTATGCAAAAATCGTCTGTATGATTGATAACCGCCTTTTAAAGTATATGATTTAAAATCAATTGTTTCTAATAGCCATGCAAGGCTTGAGCTACGCATTCCACCACGCCAGCAATACAGCAATATTTCTTTGGAGTTTGTAATATCCTGTACTTTTCTGATGTATTGAGTAAGTCTTTTGCCAACAATATTTAAGCCTGTAAATACGGCTTTTTCTTTACCTTCTTTTTTGTAAATCTTCCCTACGATGGCTCTTTCATCATTGCTAAATAATGGAATATTGTAAGCTCCCCCTATGTGTGCTTGTTCAAATTCTTTTGGTGTGCGAACATCTATTAGGGCTAATGTTTCCTTTAACGTTAAAAATTCTTTTATTTCAAGTTGTTTGGACATGAATATTATTTGATATTAGTTAGAAAATCCATAGTGTCAATATTATCGGAATAATCCCAAAGTTCAGGCTCCTGAGTTGTTCCGAATTTAATTGTTTCAAAATTATAATCTTCATCTGAAACAATTAGCTGAATTTCATCAGAATGTATTTCAAGTAGTTTTTTTAATTCATTTATATTTTTATATTTTTCATAAAAAAGAACAGAAAGCGGAGAAGCAATAGCTGTATTTTCTTTAAGTAATAAAAAACCATTGTCAAAATGTAACTCGCTATTAATCATGAATATCCCTTTGTTGTAGGTATAATTATTAGCATATTTGTAATGGTCAATTATTTTTTCATAGTTGTTAATATTT
Encoded here:
- the mnmH gene encoding tRNA 2-selenouridine(34) synthase MnmH, which produces MSKQLEIKEFLTLKETLALIDVRTPKEFEQAHIGGAYNIPLFSNDERAIVGKIYKKEGKEKAVFTGLNIVGKRLTQYIRKVQDITNSKEILLYCWRGGMRSSSLAWLLETIDFKSYTLKGGYQSYRRFLHNSLAKKSKIVILGGMTGSGKTEILIELQKLQEQVIDLENLANHKGSAFGSIGENKQPSTEQFENYIFEEWNKFDLSKPIWIEDESHLVGKDFISEELWKQMRIANVIKIEVPDEQRIKRLVKNYTVEDKEALINSIEKIRRKLGGQNAKIAITEVENNNFDKAVSIILEYYDKAYLYGLSKRKDENIHSIKLESENPKINAKKVKEYLDNKFE
- a CDS encoding WG repeat-containing protein: MNIKAKYIVFLILLFFLNSCSIILRNAYNELEQYNYTTAKKRFEKVEKYNPVVSGYGLCMLYSSINPYHQIDSAHKNYLIIDSIYSSYKTEKKLKIYKKYGIDSSLLSLMKIEIDRIAFEEVLLNKTTESLNNYIKTYSTAEEITKAKELRNVLAFEQAKTKNSISAYTNFLKLYPKAKQKEKAISKLNHFVFNTYLNKNTVSAYEYFINNYPNSPFLKQAQDSLYKHSLKHETIKSLEKFIKLYPKNKNINKAWKKLYLLSTKELSVKSFTEFIQKYPDYPEINKVKWELILSEMRLIPFSTNNKWGFINLKGQEIIKAQYDFVKEFSEGLAIVVKNEKIGFIKKNGTQQIACVYNDATKFEKGYSIVRENEKYGIINKFGKIELPMIYDDIECFSNGLSIIQKDEKYGFLNANLKIEIAIEYEGLNNFKSGRARAKKNGKYGFINRQGKTIIPFKYDYAEDFLDSVSIVKKGNFFGIIDVFDTVHLPIKYDFISSFHDSLAVVVKDKKFGYADKYGQIIIPLKYNYLPQSRFTFNFKNGFAIIEKYGKYGLINKKGEIILSFKYDKMLAPSEGFIVAKKSKWGILDTKGKQLVPFTYEKIEAFSNALAKFLKNEKVGFIDTHGDVIIENVYDNATSFKNGYSIVSLYGKKGLLHFNNTQLLAIEFDEIAFIDEDILLLTKNNLKAYWYLKTKNYIWKEKGF
- a CDS encoding M1 family aminopeptidase, with protein sequence MKKILQILIFFFLPSLLFSQSHICSHAKSQIKTNKAFAKRASYKRQTEEYDLKYHRLEWFVNPDSLFIQGAVTSYFQVVSNTLEDIYFDLDSIFTIDSVLYHGIKLKNSFIEVDFLEINLNTILHKNDFDSISVYYHGVPATHGFGSFSKDLHNSNPIIWTLSEPYGAQDWWPCKQSLNDKIDSIDIYVTTIKGNRVGSNGVLISEVVDGNFVTYFWKHRYPIPAYLIAIAVTNYSQFSHYVHYQGDSMEILNYVYPEDSQYYVEPAYHTVAIMEFFMGIFGIYPFFNEKYGHAQFSRGGGMEHQTMTFLVNFDEYLVGHELAHQWFGDKITCESWSEIWLNEGFATYSEGLIKEHFHSDYAFYQWRRSHIQAITKYPGGSVYVYGNDTLNVSRVFDYRLSYRKGGLVLHMLRFILGDEDFFKAIKRYMLDPKLAYKYASTPDLQNHFESASGKDLDYFFDDWIYNQGYPSYSIEWTQIADEVKLEVSQTQSHSSVSFFELPLEIRFEGGNKDTTVIFDNEINNQKFSFNLSFKVDTVIFDRNMNIISANNIVHYNDPSGFEDDDFLLFPNPIGDNKSLTLIFLSNISVDEIIITSIDGKIVKKLNYNGQYFKKGSWLNLNLIDLRSGRYLINIYSGKKMYYEKLLKL